A region from the Vibrio navarrensis genome encodes:
- a CDS encoding GH1 family beta-glucosidase, whose translation MNKYELPHSSRLRSSDFIFGVATSSYQIEGGVAEGGRTPSIWDTFCQKEGKVDKGENGDIACNHYHLWQQDVEMISSLGVDAYRLSIAWPRILPQDGVVNQEGLKFYEQIIDECHAHGMKVFVTLYHWDLPQYLQDKGGWLNRETAYKFADYAEVVSRHFGNKIEVYTTLNEPFVAAFLGYRWGVHAPGILGEREGFLASHHLMLAHGLAMPVLRRNAPKAKHGVVFNASPAYAHSEKDIGAAKYSEAENYHWFIDPVLKGEYPALVTERHFINMPMVLAGDLEIISAPVDYIGINYYTRNVVRYNESGDIETVTQAESEHTYIGWEIYPQGLTDLLLSLKERYANLPPIYITENGAAGDDHYLNGEVNDEQRVRYFQQHLKALDEAINAGVQVDGYFAWSLMDNFEWAFGYSQRFGMVYVDYPTQKRTLKQSAIAYKNMLLERAKETQ comes from the coding sequence CTCCTCTTATCAAATAGAAGGTGGAGTGGCAGAAGGAGGACGTACACCGTCTATATGGGATACCTTTTGTCAAAAAGAGGGCAAAGTGGATAAAGGTGAAAATGGGGACATCGCTTGTAACCATTACCACCTGTGGCAGCAAGATGTTGAAATGATCAGCAGTTTGGGTGTTGATGCTTATCGCCTTTCCATCGCCTGGCCGCGCATCCTCCCGCAAGATGGGGTGGTGAATCAGGAGGGACTCAAATTCTATGAGCAGATTATCGATGAATGTCACGCACATGGTATGAAGGTGTTTGTCACCCTCTATCACTGGGATCTGCCGCAGTATCTGCAAGATAAAGGGGGATGGCTCAACCGAGAAACGGCTTACAAGTTTGCTGATTATGCCGAGGTAGTGAGCCGTCATTTTGGCAATAAGATAGAGGTGTACACCACGCTAAATGAACCGTTTGTCGCCGCGTTTTTAGGCTACCGCTGGGGAGTGCATGCGCCTGGCATTTTGGGGGAACGTGAAGGTTTTCTGGCGTCCCATCACCTTATGCTGGCCCATGGGCTAGCGATGCCGGTTCTACGCCGCAATGCACCGAAGGCAAAACACGGAGTGGTATTCAATGCCTCACCTGCCTATGCGCATTCGGAGAAAGACATTGGAGCGGCAAAATACAGTGAAGCAGAAAACTATCACTGGTTTATCGATCCCGTTTTAAAAGGAGAGTATCCAGCGCTTGTCACCGAACGCCATTTTATCAACATGCCGATGGTACTTGCAGGAGATCTTGAGATCATTTCAGCACCAGTCGACTATATCGGAATCAACTACTACACCAGAAACGTTGTACGTTATAACGAAAGTGGTGATATTGAGACGGTGACGCAGGCAGAGAGTGAACACACCTATATCGGCTGGGAGATCTATCCGCAAGGATTGACCGACTTGCTGCTCAGTTTAAAAGAGCGTTATGCCAATCTTCCGCCTATTTACATCACTGAAAACGGCGCGGCGGGTGACGATCACTACCTCAACGGTGAAGTAAACGATGAACAGCGTGTGCGCTATTTTCAACAACATCTAAAGGCGTTAGATGAGGCAATTAACGCCGGTGTACAGGTCGATGGTTATTTCGCCTGGAGCTTGATGGACAACTTTGAATGGGCGTTTGGCTACTCACAGCGCTTTGGCATGGTATACGTCGATTATCCAACTCAGAAAAGAACATTAAAACAGAGCGCGATTGCTTATAAAAACATGTTATTAGAGCGTGCCAAGGAGACCCAATAA